aagagttgcaaaatcctttggagaagactttattatatatctcgtggatgacactcccacaacTGTTTCTGAGGCATACTCCTCTCCTGATTCTGACATGTGGAAGGAGGCAGTGCAAAGTGAGATGGACTCCATTATGTCCAATGGGACGTGGGAAGTGGTTGACCGTCCATTTGGTTGCAAACCTGTGGGCTGCAAATGGGTGTTTAAAAAGAAGctgaggcctgatggtacaattgagaagtacaaagctaggcttgttgctaagggttatacacagaaggaaggtgaagattactttgatacttactcacctgttgctcgattgacgaccattcgtgtgttgctatccctggctgcctcacatggtcttttcattcatcagatggatgttaagacagccttcctaaatggagagcttgaggaagagatctacatggatcagcctaatgggtttattgcaaatggtcaagagggtaaagtttgtaagttattgaagtccctgtacggcctaaagcaagcccccaagcagtggcatgagaagtttgataaaactttaacatcagccggctttgttgtgaatgaagctgataaatgtgtatattatcggtttggtggtggtgatggtgtgatactatgcctatatgtggatgatatattaatatttagcaacaatctaaatgtgattaaagaagtaaaagattttttgtcgagtaactttgagatgaaagacttgggagaggctgatgttattctcaacattaagctttcaagggaggaaggaaatggtggggtaaccctaatgcagtctcactatgtggaaaaggtcttgaaccgatttgggtacagtgagtgtacgcctgctcctactccgtacgatccaagtgttcatttgaggaagaatcacagaattgcaagagaccaattgagatattcacagataattggttctcttatgtacctagctagcgcaaccaggcctgatatctcattcgctgtaagcaaactgagccggtttgtgtcaaatccaggagatactcactggaatgctcttgagagagtgctgcgctatttgaaagggacaatgagttacagcattcacttttccaggtatccgagggtactagagggttattgtgatgctaattggatttctgatgcggatcagctgtatgccacgagtgcatacgtgtttctacttggaggtggtgctgtttcttggaagtcttgcaagcagactatcttaacgaagtctacaatggaagcagaactgaccgcattggataccgctagtgctgaggcagagtggctccgtgatctcctgatggatttgccgattgttgagaaaccaatcccggcaatttccatgaactgtgataatcaaactgtgatcactaaggtaaacagttctaaggataacatgaagtccacaaagcatgtgaagagacgtttgaagactgtcagaaaactgagaaactccggagtaattgcattggactatgtccatacatcaaataatctggcagatcaattcactaagggtctatcacgcaatgtgatagaaggtgcgtcgagggaactgggtttgagacccacatagagccatcaacagtggtaacctatcctatgtgatcggagatcccgtgaattaggatggcgaaacaagctgttgattgactgagggagagaccccttagattatagctcagttcgttggagatgcaccgtctctccaatactgttaggcaggatgattaagttcttaatgtgatccgagcggcttggtatagcgggatgttgtcctacagaacatcctataaggaacacacctatatgagctcgattgctagtcacaatctatgagatgtgggtaatctctagatgctcatgaaaaggcctcgaagtgtgacttatatgcttcaaaacagagggaaggcacttggcagtctagtatcagttaagaggctatgtgaaactcatctcgcacaaaactgtcaattcaaggttctgtccattgttcagttgtggatgagtgtagctagctttctagatggatgttcaacttaacagtctccatcgaaacactggtatataaaaggaatgtggttctgagaacttcaaactgcgtaccctagagtttggtggggattgttagatattatgggcttggcccatttatttaatatctctattaaactctatggtccgtacatgtacattaatggtttttataccatatgggaatttaatcgagaggcgactctacttaaatacttgatcattgatcgatctatttgagaagtaaaagtgaatcacctggatgccacacgcgcgcgcgcgccgccgccgcccggcccggcccgagcccgtgcccgtgcgcgtgggcgtgggcgtggcgtggcgaggcgaggcgaggcaggcgggcggcggcgagcgagcggacgggcgggcgaggcctttatttttgaaactccgtttcctgtgacgaattgattggaggagtttctgttaactcccgtgacttctggctctccgtctccgtctctcccaccgcagaagggaggtgtgacccctcggtgccgtcggcttctcgtcttctggcctctgcctataaaacaaatcctcccctctcggttaagctctcttggcgaagtacaccactttccagcagcgcaagttcttcccgttccacctccggcgagcaccagagatggaagagtaggcctccggaacgcgtctccgtcgtgggcttcatctgctcgggtgaagacgggcgattacgtttttggggagtgttagtggtggcacgactactcgctggtgaaccagtagcggtgcctcttcacggcgtccttgtctgcactgcatcgagcgggacgactacaacaataaagcaccaccatggcctttcctggtgcgagcggctccgccgcagggtataatcttCTTCACCCTCTTCTaagtttcattatcaatatcatgatgttcctaggcaatactgctttcatattcaacatgctctatttggttgatttggatgattatgctagtactgtttttctggttccttttaatcttgtgatcatcatgatcttgatatttgagaacacatcttttatatttatgatcatgtctgtgatgcttcagctgtgtaaaacaatgtttcacatatgttttggCTCTATAATTtgtattatcatcatgttaacatttgtcatgaattgtttctgtctgtttattcatgacttcactctcatttttattgcgtcatttttatggattaaaataaatatgaaaatgtcTTATTCTTCAACACCTACTACATATGGCAGGGTGTAGCCGGGTATGAAAGCTTCATGAATGAAACAAATAAGCTTCCCAAGTGTAAGAGCATCAGGATATTCTTAAGATGCAATAGTACAAAGAAGATTTCAGTACTATTGCTGGGTTCTAAGAACCCACTATGGGTAATTTATAAGATCTTTGCCTTTACATGAATCATCATAATGTTGGTTGTTATATATTTTTATTGATTATTGTGACCTTGGACTtgttattatttgataattaggagTCTCCTAATATATTTTTTTCTTGAGGTGGGTCTGAGTCTCTggaaatgtttattcaatatgcTCAAATTGTTGATATGCTATATAAACCATTGGACAAAATTGAAGATTTGTGCGTTAGCTTGTGAATCTTTGTTTTTTGGTTGCTCGTTTGAATTCATGTTACTATGTTAGCTTGATCTCTAGCTGTAATGGAAGAGGGACTGCATAGGTAGCATAATTGGCAGGTGTGGTCCTTGTCACTCGGTAGTGCTGCATGCAATGTGCTTGCTTAGATATctatgacttagagctagctaaACCTCTCATCAACAAACGAAAATATAGTTGTTTTACGAATATAATTAATAATCTCCACTAGCGCAATAACACTGCATTTTTTTAGTTTCCAGTGGCATTCTTGCTCACCATCTTGCCCTTGTCGCTTGGAAGAGAATCACAAGATTGATGGAATTGCTCTCAGTTCACTTGAAGAGGTAGAAATCAGAGATTTTAGAGATTCTCTTGAAAACATGGAACTTGTGGAGTTTCTATCCTGCAATGCAGCAATCTTGAAAAGGTTGGTCATCAATTACACGATATTATCTGCTCCTCCGCTGACCAAGGAAGTATGTGAGAAGGTCCGTGGCATATGTCATGCAAATGTTGAAGTCAAATTCAATGTGTTTCGTCGTGGGAGGCTAGTACCCTTTGACTGAATTGCGGTAAATGTAATGTTGTGGTTTTTCCTAGGCTTTTGCACAATATGTGCAGGATTGTTTCAGGACATTTTCAGGATTCATCCTTTCAAATTCGACCTGATCCATTAGCATTACCCCAAACAGTGGACGTGCTTTTTAGACTTTGATCTTTTTTTGTTTAACTAGTGGACGTGTGCTTGTGCAACGCATATGTATTTATAatttatggttgtgatatatagGAAAAAAAACTTTTGACATCGTAGGCTGTATCACAATATTTAGAACCTGAGTTTGCATAACAGTTGTGATGGGAAATTAAGCATGGTTACATAGCGCAAATCTATACCCAAAGTTTTTGCAGAGTTGACATTGCAACAACTTATTTACATGAAAAGAAAATTTGTAGCTTTTTAAGAGAAACTGTTCCTTGACCACTGTGGGAAATCTTCCTTTTCAGAGGCTCTATAAAACCTTGGGAGTTGATGTTACTTCTAGAGAAATGGCTATGTGCACAAATATTTTTCAGGTTACATCGAGACATTGTGAGTTATGGACTTAAGAAAGTGTTTTAGTTGTTGATGGGTTGTTCACTGCTGTGTTGGTATGTTTTATTTTAAACTAAAAAAATAGGTAAAAATCAATTAGGATTCAGAATATTGATTAACCCTTTTATTGCCTGATTTGTCGTGTTATTATAGCGCTAAAGACATTGTAAAGCCCCTATCACTAAGTGCCGCTATACgcacacaaatatatatatgcacacaCAAGCAGAGGCTAGCAGGGGCCGTGCCCCTCCAAGCACTGTAGATTTAGTTAATACCTATATAAATATTTAAATTTATAGCACAAAAAATATCAATTTTCATCCATTTTTATTATAAAAATTATGATTTTGATTACAAGTAgtgtaaatttttttaaaaattgttgaaacatataattatatatattttaTCACATTTATCACACTAAAAAATACGATCATATTTGTGTGGCCCCCCTTAATCAAAATCGTTGGTTTCGCCTCTGCACACAATGTTGTGTTTCCAGAAGAAAATGGAAAATAATTAGGAAACGACTAATCCAGTGAGACTGACCTGTGTGTCGGTTGGGTACAAGGGAATACAATGATGTATATTATATTGTTATTTTCATCCAACCATCCTCTATATATCTTGATTCTTGCCCTGAAGTCACAGGAATTTACAGGAGATTTTACGAGAATACAATTCTTGATACTCGTTAAAGAAGGAATGAATGTCAAAGTTGTCTTCCAAACTAAATTACATGTAATTTTCACCAATTTGATTGATCAAATTACACCAGGTTAGTAGCTCCTCAGTTCTTAATAGGTTAGTGTAATAGTGTGCAAATACCCGGTCACCTGTATGGACAAATCAAACCGATACATATTCCTCAAGAAAAGCTGTGAAAAAGTTCCTCaagaagaatcattttcgaaTAGCAAGCAGGCTTTTCTTTTCACCATAACGTGTTATTCATGCTGATTTCAAGAGTTGAGAATCTAAATGTCCAGAATAATTTTGTATGTCAAAAGGAACATAAACATCCAGTTAGAATTTTGAATGCGAAACGATCAAGTGAAACAAGAAAAGTTCAATGTAATCTTGCGTATTGTCCTTTTGGTTATCCACAGTTCATTTTTTTTAGGAAATTCTCCAGAGTTCATATGAAATAAAGAAAACAAGAATTAAAAAAAGCCCAAAATAGCCTGTAACCGAAGCCCCCACCACACGGCCACACCCTAACCCCCAGATCGATTTCctctaaaaaaaaaagagagaaatccCAGATCGATTCGTCCGCCGCCGCTTATGGGTGACGATGACCACCGCCGCCGCTACCCCAGCGAGGACCGCATCAGTGGCCTCCCAGACGAGGTGCTGCAGGACATCCTCGTCCGCCTAGGCTCCGCCCGCGCCGCGGCGCGCACCAGCGTGCTCTCCCGCCGCTGGCGCCACGTCTGGGCCGACGTACCCGAGTTCATCCTCGATGGTGGCCCcgacgcgccgccgccgtcgtcgccggcctCGTTCCTCAGCATCATCGACGCCGCCCTCGACGCCCACGCCGCGTCAACCGTCCAGCGCCTCCTCATCGCCGTCAGTGACGCTTACGCTGACGCCATCACAAACGGACGCGCCGCGTCGTGGCTGCGTTTCGCGGCGAAGCGCGTTGCGGGCACGCTCTCCCTCCTCGTCCCTCGGGGTCTGGGGTGGCCATCGTCTCTGCTCCCCGTCGAGCTTCCCGTGTGCGGCCGGGCGAAGAGGATCACGCTCCAGCTCCGAGACGCATGGCGTCTCCAGACCCCGCCGGACGGCGTGTTCACGGCGCTCACCGCTCTGACGATACTCTTCGGCCGCATGGAAGGCAGAGAGCTCACAGCCCTCGTGTCCACGCAGTGCCCGTGCCTGAGGGACCTCAAGCTATCCCTCTCGTTGGTCCATGTCTCCCATGTCTCCGTTCACTCTGACACGCTGCGCTCGCTGCAGTTGTGCATCTCGAATTCATCGCAGGTAGAGGTGATCGCCCAAAGACTAGAGAAACTGTGTGTATATGACACCTTCATGGGTCGCATCTCGGCCCCCCAAGCTTTCAGAGTTGTTTTGGACAGGCGGTAATGCCAATGTTAGCCACCAGTTTGACGTTGTCAGCCGCCGTCTTCGTCTTCTAGAAATTGTGGGTCTAAGATCTATTACGAAGTCCATGCTGCAGCAATTTGATGAAGTTGAGGAGCTGAAACTGTTTATGTCCATTCCAAAGGTATATATGTTGATATGGAAAGAATCTCTTTAGAAGGAATTGAGTTCTAACACTTTGTCTCTACTCATGACAGGGAACAGATGGGGTACCAAAGCTTCTTGAATCAAATAAACAAGCTGCCTGTGTGTAAGATCTTGAACGTATCGTTGTCAGATTTCAATCACCATGGCTTGGCACCAACCTTGTTGCATCTCTTGAAGATTTGCAACAGTACAACAAAAGAGGTTTACATTCAACTGATCCCTCATGACTACCAGCAGGTGGTAATTTCTATGGTATTTTAGCCTTTATAAGAATCTTCTTCATTTAAGTCGTGAATGGTTTGATTTTTTACTTATAGCATGTTTGAGAATGGAATTCTTTTTCCGAAAATATTGAATTAGTTAAAACCTAGAGCACAAGGCCATTGAGAAGACTAGTACGTGCTCTAGCTAGTCCACATCATCGGCGGCTCGTTTGGTTATAACCTCGACCTATCTAAAAGATGGTCATGGCATATTGGTCTATATGCATCATTTAGGGCCAAATGAACACCGCATGTTTAGTTAAAATAATGGAAGGGGCTTACAGTGCTTTTGTCTATGCATTCTCTGGTCTTCAGTCCACTAATATGAATAGTAATACCGTTTCATTTTTTTTCCAGCAGTATTCTTGCCCGTCATATTGCCCTTGTCGCTTGCCAGAGAGTCAGAGGGTTGATGTCATCACTCTTAGTTCACTTGAAGAGGTCACAATCTGCTCCCATTCAAAGTCTTATGAAGAATTGGAATTTGTGCAACAGCTATCCAAATGCAATGCCACAAGCCTAAAAAAGTTGGTCACTGTCCGTGATAATGTCCATGATAATGAGAGATTCCGTGTTCATGTGGAAAGCAATGAGGTAACGGAGAAGATCCGCAGCTTGTATCCACCAAATGTTAAAGTGGAATTCTATGTTATTCGACATGGTAGGTGGGTGCCTTTGGATTGAAGGCCTGTGAAAAACTAATGCAATAGTCTTTATTATTTACTGGTTTCTGTACTCGTGTGCCTATTTTGTGTAAGATTGTTTTAAAGGGTTATCAAAATACAGTTTAAATTTACCATACGATCTTTCTCCACCTAAGAACATCTCCAATAATTTAGTAAATCTACTCCAAAGACCGTTTCTGTTTTGTAGAGAAAGAAACAAACATACTCCAACGGCTCTTTATCTTAACGGGacagctagcgcccggacgtccggccaAGCAGCGTCCGGACGTAGCTCCCAGCCATCTGATTTCACCCATCCGATCCCATCCGTCGTTCCCTATCCCCGGTCCAAACATTTGGAACATtcacttgcaaaaacacttgaaatatttggaacatatacaCTTGTGTATAAccaatgcaacatatgcaacatccagatctgcTTTTAcgacatccagataaaacatttgcaacatatatcTAAAATACTTGGAACATACACTTCCAACATGTGCTTTCAACGCAAATATCTACTTACTGTTTGAacaaatggaggctcgtcgatgCGGAGTGGCACGCCGCTCCTGTGGAGAAGGCGGCTGGCGCGGTGTTGAACGCCATGACAGGCGGATGGCCCGGTGGAGAGGAAGGATGGCGAGAGGCGGCGCTGGAGCGTGGTGGAGAGGGAGGACTGCGGCTGGTCAGATGCGGTGTGGTTGTGCTAGAGCACACTGCGGCGGTGCGGTGAATGGAGTGGAATGGCGGTCCGGAGAATGGAGACGATGGGCACACGAGCAAATATGGTTGGGGGCGAGTGGATGAGCGAATACGCGAGTGGAAAGTGTTGGGCTGTTGGGATGGTGTCGTGGCCCACCAATGGGTGCCGCCGATTGAGAATGGACTCGTCGTTGGTGAGCATGCAGTTGTCATACGCTTCCGGCCCAAATGACCGAATTTCAGTGAAATTCACCCATTTCAGTGAGGTCCGAAACAAGAAGGCAAGTTTTGCTACACGACATTGGTCGTTCATTGAATCGGTTGCTGGACACAGTATTATTTTTCTTTGCTCTAGGTACATTGAGTGGTGTCCTACAAAGAAATTAGTGTCCCACGGCCAAGAAAATATATTCGGCGTGGCTAGCACCCGGACATCCGAGAGCTAGCCCCCGTACGGACAATAGCGCTCGCCCCGCCTGCAATGCCCATCCCACCTGACACGCATGCAACTGCTGCACTGGCCTGCACATCCACCCCCACATGTCACATGCAACTGCTTCGCCTGCACACCCGTCCCTGCAGGTGCGCCTATGCATGTAGTTGTGCACCTCATGCATGCTAATGCCCGCCTCGTGCCTACTGATGCGCATGCAGGTGGGGACTACCCACCGCCGCTTCGCTTGCCACACATGTGGGGACCACTGTGCCCGCGGGCATCGCCCTTGCATGCGCCCGCTTCCTGCGACTGTTAATGTTGCAACATAAAGCATTTCTGCAACATACGTTTAAAATaggtgaaacatttgcaacatacacttgcaatatatgtgcaTAGCAACTCCATtgtatacaacatccagataaaacacttgcaacatatgtctgaaacagatgaaatattttgaatagacgcttgcaacatatgtatatagCCACTGAAACATTTATAATatgcaaataaaacacttgcaacatacatctaaaatagatgaaacatttaaaacatacacttgcaacatacatatatagCTATGGCAAAATAtgcaatatccatatgaaacacaTTTTTTTGACTGAATCCAGATGAAACACATACAACACCcggatgaaacatatgcaacatccagataaaacacatgaCACATACATCTAAACGCATAAAATATACGGAGCTGGTGCCATAGAGTATGTAGGCCCAgcgcttctctctctctctctctcccggtcCTGCTCTCTGGTCACAGCGCATGGAAGGCCCCCACGCGCCGCATGCACCCCACACCTAGTGAGGCCGCATGAGCTACCATGCGCTGCCCCGCGCCGACGCTGAACGAGTGGCTGCACGAGCTCCCATGCGCTGCCCCGCCGCATGCACCCCACGTCGAACTAGTGGCCGCACATGGTCCCATG
This sequence is a window from Miscanthus floridulus cultivar M001 chromosome 10, ASM1932011v1, whole genome shotgun sequence. Protein-coding genes within it:
- the LOC136485278 gene encoding putative FBD-associated F-box protein At5g50270, with the protein product MGDDDHRRRYPSEDRISGLPDEVLQDILVRLGSARAAARTSVLSRRWRHVWADVPEFILDGGPDAPPPSSPASFLSIIDAALDAHAASTVQRLLIAVSDAYADAITNGRAASWLRFAAKRVAGTLSLLVPRGLGWPSSLLPVELPVCGRAKRITLQLRDAWRLQTPPDGVFTALTALTILFGRMEGRELTALVSTQCPCLRDLKLSLSLVHVSHVSVHSDTLRSLQLCISNSSQVEVIAQRLEKLCVYDTFMGRISAPQAFRVVLDRR